In one window of Pseudobdellovibrionaceae bacterium DNA:
- the ptsP gene encoding phosphoenolpyruvate--protein phosphotransferase: protein MTIDSFFGKTVETSNPTVKLPDGVITAPLSGVLIPLSEIPDPVFSKGLLGDGVGIDPTDGKVFSPVHGQVSMIHRALHAITLDTIEGAQILIHIGIDTVALKGQGIDLFIKRGEWVQQGQLLAQFDLDFLAVSASSLVTPIIVLDSKPGDLTLSESLSSEVVAGSPLLSFSQGLQSAGDLAQPPKTEVFSRWLVVNDPTGLHARPAAMIAASAKNFESDIRLCRDSDAANAKSVMAIMGLEVSGNDRIRFSAAGPDAEIAIDAMEVDFNFLTTPETSSDVQAFTPPASKNVVPPVERKKLKGAVTLKGVSASPGVAVGQVVVVKPEDLSIPTAFEGSEQELNKLSRALEQAKADLQTLAENIRKEASSSQAAIFSAHEELMFDPDLLALSYDGINAGKNAAVSWNHAINTHATRLSKLSNELLASRANDLRDVGERVLRHLLGVEKKALARFPNTVLVAENLTPSETASLDRQQIRGFCTLSGGTTSHVAILARSLGIPAIAGIDPMALLIPDGSEAILDGEHGLLQLNPSKKEIRHTESRQQKILERRKTELEHALKPAVTTDGHRIEVMANIGGISDAKESLPLGGEGVGLLRSEFLFLERDIAPGEAEQQKIYQTIIDELGESRPLTVRTLDVGGDKPLAYLPLPKEENPFLGIRGIRLSLKHQDIFRSQLRALLKTKSKNPLRIMFPMISGWEELQKAKSILQEEIAQVGDVQKVSVGIMIEVPSSAIMAESLAQEVDFFSIGTNDLTQYVLAMDRGHAELAKDVDGLHPAVLRLIEQTVNGAHAHSKWVGVCGGIASDPVAAPILIGLGVDELSVSVPSLPAVKASVRQWSLSTCKELARKALQLKSSHEVRALVLEYLATIEGVES from the coding sequence ATGACTATTGATTCGTTTTTTGGAAAAACTGTTGAAACCTCGAATCCCACTGTGAAGCTACCTGATGGCGTTATCACAGCGCCCCTCTCAGGTGTATTGATTCCACTTTCTGAAATTCCTGACCCCGTATTTTCAAAGGGCCTTTTAGGAGATGGCGTGGGCATTGATCCCACCGATGGAAAGGTGTTTTCGCCAGTGCATGGCCAGGTGAGCATGATTCACCGGGCCCTGCATGCCATCACACTCGACACCATTGAGGGGGCACAAATCCTTATCCACATAGGTATCGACACGGTCGCGCTGAAAGGCCAAGGCATTGACTTGTTTATTAAACGCGGCGAATGGGTACAGCAAGGACAATTACTCGCCCAATTTGACCTTGATTTTTTAGCTGTTAGCGCTTCAAGCCTGGTGACGCCGATTATTGTGCTAGATTCAAAACCCGGCGACTTAACCCTATCGGAAAGTCTTTCATCAGAAGTGGTTGCCGGAAGCCCCTTGTTGTCGTTCTCACAAGGTCTACAGAGTGCGGGTGATCTCGCTCAGCCTCCTAAAACAGAAGTGTTTTCGCGTTGGCTCGTGGTGAATGACCCGACCGGACTGCACGCAAGGCCTGCAGCTATGATTGCGGCGTCGGCAAAAAATTTTGAAAGTGATATACGTTTGTGTCGCGACAGTGATGCGGCAAACGCCAAAAGTGTTATGGCCATAATGGGACTGGAAGTGTCTGGCAACGACCGCATTCGCTTTTCAGCAGCTGGCCCTGACGCCGAAATAGCAATTGATGCCATGGAAGTGGACTTCAATTTTTTAACCACACCAGAAACATCTTCTGACGTTCAGGCCTTTACACCGCCAGCTTCAAAAAATGTTGTACCTCCTGTGGAACGAAAGAAACTCAAAGGGGCTGTGACCCTCAAAGGTGTTTCGGCCTCACCGGGGGTGGCCGTCGGACAAGTGGTGGTCGTAAAACCTGAAGACCTATCCATACCCACCGCTTTTGAAGGATCTGAACAAGAACTAAATAAACTAAGCCGTGCTCTTGAGCAGGCAAAGGCGGATTTACAGACTCTTGCAGAAAACATCCGCAAAGAGGCCAGCAGCAGCCAAGCCGCTATTTTTTCGGCCCATGAAGAACTCATGTTTGACCCTGATCTTCTGGCACTTTCCTATGATGGCATCAATGCTGGAAAAAATGCAGCCGTTAGCTGGAACCATGCCATTAACACCCATGCCACTCGCCTATCAAAATTGAGCAATGAACTATTAGCCTCACGCGCCAATGATCTACGTGATGTGGGCGAGCGAGTCCTAAGGCATCTATTGGGCGTAGAAAAAAAGGCCTTGGCTAGGTTTCCAAATACAGTTCTTGTGGCTGAAAATCTAACGCCATCGGAAACAGCGAGTTTAGACCGCCAACAGATACGGGGATTTTGCACCCTAAGTGGCGGCACAACATCTCATGTGGCAATTCTTGCTCGATCTCTAGGGATCCCAGCTATTGCGGGCATTGATCCCATGGCTCTTCTCATACCCGACGGATCAGAAGCCATTCTTGACGGCGAACATGGTCTATTGCAGTTGAACCCATCAAAAAAAGAAATTCGACATACTGAAAGTCGGCAGCAAAAGATTTTAGAACGCCGAAAAACAGAGCTCGAACACGCTCTGAAGCCAGCGGTAACCACTGACGGTCATCGCATTGAGGTGATGGCAAATATTGGCGGAATCAGTGATGCCAAAGAAAGTCTTCCCCTGGGCGGAGAGGGCGTCGGGTTATTACGGTCAGAGTTTTTATTTTTAGAGCGGGACATCGCTCCTGGTGAAGCTGAACAGCAAAAAATTTATCAAACTATTATTGATGAGCTTGGAGAAAGTCGACCTCTCACTGTGCGTACGTTGGATGTGGGGGGTGATAAGCCCCTAGCTTACCTTCCACTTCCAAAAGAAGAAAATCCCTTCCTAGGAATTCGGGGAATACGTCTGAGCTTAAAACATCAAGATATTTTTCGTTCTCAACTTCGCGCACTTCTAAAAACAAAATCAAAGAATCCACTTCGGATCATGTTTCCAATGATCTCTGGATGGGAAGAATTGCAAAAAGCTAAATCCATTTTGCAAGAAGAAATAGCTCAAGTGGGCGATGTTCAAAAAGTCTCTGTGGGGATTATGATTGAGGTGCCCTCGTCGGCGATCATGGCTGAATCTTTGGCTCAAGAGGTGGACTTTTTTTCCATTGGAACAAATGATTTAACTCAATACGTACTCGCCATGGACCGTGGACATGCCGAACTGGCCAAAGACGTCGATGGGTTGCACCCCGCCGTTTTGCGCCTGATCGAACAAACAGTGAACGGGGCCCACGCCCACTCTAAGTGGGTGGGTGTGTGTGGCGGTATTGCAAGCGACCCTGTGGCCGCGCCGATCTTAATTGGGCTCGGCGTGGATGAGTTAAGCGTCAGTGTGCCTTCTCTGCCGGCCGTAAAGGCCAGTGTGAGGCAATGGAGTTTATCAACCTGTAAAGAGTTGGCCCGCAAGGCCCTTCAACTCAAATCTTCCCATGAGGTGAGGGCTTTGGTGTTAGAGTACCTAGCAACAATTGAGGGGGTGGAGTCATGA
- a CDS encoding response regulator — MNARDLQMVKQYLQKQTCLVVEPSSAFRQTIVGELRELGLPNTQIFMAWKYEDAVKLITQEKPTIIISEYMIGEKHGITLLEKQLAYCDESIRVSMVVTRNASDAAVAEAAEEQVDSYVLKPFSAGEFRERLLSTIKQKINPSDYVKKIRKGKDLLRMKEFDKAVKEFAEAKFLDEKPALACYYSGFTYYAQKKYIQAIAEYREGLKYQPLHYKCLLGEFDSLFIEKKHKEAYALVPTIRKYFPLTPRRLGNVFICAVYTHHFNEIPEYYELFLALDHRPQKLVQIMSAALMVAGKHFVADDKIDRAIECFEMGVMVSARDLIYLHQVIDTMLAAKAVKGASKFYKMYPREMYGSKDHAIYGFLIDRHILPAHEAAERGKKIVAEGHANAEVYRILVKLLVKIGKRTTAEGMIVKAVKVYPELRSELYGLLDPIAS; from the coding sequence ATGAATGCTCGTGACCTACAAATGGTAAAACAATACCTACAAAAACAGACCTGTTTAGTTGTAGAGCCGTCGTCAGCTTTTAGGCAGACCATTGTGGGCGAGTTACGTGAGTTGGGGTTACCTAATACTCAAATTTTCATGGCTTGGAAATATGAAGATGCTGTGAAGTTAATCACTCAAGAAAAGCCCACAATCATCATCAGCGAATATATGATTGGTGAAAAACACGGGATTACTTTGCTTGAAAAGCAACTGGCCTATTGCGATGAATCCATTCGGGTCAGTATGGTCGTCACCCGCAATGCCAGCGATGCGGCTGTCGCGGAAGCCGCTGAAGAACAAGTGGATTCTTACGTGCTTAAACCGTTTTCGGCCGGTGAGTTCAGAGAGCGGCTATTGAGCACGATTAAGCAAAAAATAAATCCCAGTGACTATGTGAAAAAAATCCGAAAAGGCAAAGATCTGCTACGAATGAAAGAATTTGATAAGGCCGTTAAAGAATTCGCTGAGGCCAAATTTCTAGATGAGAAACCCGCTCTTGCTTGTTACTATTCGGGCTTCACGTATTATGCACAAAAAAAATATATCCAAGCCATTGCTGAGTATAGAGAGGGTCTTAAGTATCAACCACTTCACTACAAGTGTTTACTCGGTGAGTTTGATAGCCTCTTTATTGAGAAAAAGCACAAAGAAGCCTATGCCCTGGTTCCAACCATTAGAAAGTATTTTCCGCTCACGCCGAGGCGCCTCGGCAACGTGTTTATTTGTGCCGTGTACACCCATCATTTTAACGAAATCCCAGAATACTATGAATTGTTCCTAGCCTTAGATCACCGCCCACAAAAACTGGTGCAAATTATGTCGGCAGCCCTTATGGTGGCCGGAAAACACTTTGTGGCTGATGATAAAATTGATCGCGCCATTGAGTGTTTCGAGATGGGTGTGATGGTTTCGGCTCGTGACCTCATTTATCTACATCAAGTGATCGATACAATGCTCGCGGCGAAAGCCGTCAAAGGCGCATCAAAGTTTTATAAGATGTACCCCCGAGAAATGTATGGATCAAAAGACCATGCTATTTATGGGTTCTTGATTGATCGACATATCTTGCCAGCTCATGAGGCCGCAGAACGCGGCAAAAAAATTGTGGCAGAGGGACATGCCAATGCCGAAGTCTATCGCATTTTGGTAAAGCTCCTTGTGAAAATTGGTAAGCGCACGACGGCAGAGGGGATGATCGTTAAGGCCGTGAAGGTTTACCCTGAACTTCGAAGCGAGCTTTACGGTTTATTAGATCCTATCGCCAGTTGA
- a CDS encoding GNAT family N-acetyltransferase: MKLLGWWVLFICFQMLPGVAAAGKKDQSPPQSAQSECGVILSNQPTLVQPWNSLLRNKVLKRIDGFYRQAVLNPAEGRHISAQFLRELGVRLVVNGVHQDSEDPAEFDKVLSRIPDSGSLVVVANHVFGGLDGLILMSLLSERRDDVRIIMNEAFVTIPELKTSIIPVSFKSKTSKMKKSSYKQALDHLKNGGALIVFPGSEVARAGLKNVTATEGLWKNTAARLIKATKARVLPVNFDSQNSWTFQFFAWLNKKIYDGFKVNLHLEETLIPREILKKRDARIQIKMGNGVEYEKIFSSEVNGKSEVSLITRRLQTLTRVLGGEKHLLVKPLLQMAKEQLGNRMRSLAGPPGPFPNQPLEPSMSANGVGLVFDDVPGEIIDDIVERGLSTGSIELLTERQNLQVLAVHGSEIDSRLMRKIGIGRTHAFARVGEGNGDVDIDSFDEDYFQIIAWDKKNLRLAGGYRMGLVDEIVAEKGLAGLYSHQQFRYQTEFFEKVGLKTAEMGRTFVAEGYNGRSPALFLLWRGIAEFLYRRPEYRNLIGPLSMSESYSDLGIYLMIQFLLAHVADSPEITQTVSPAHPYEAPEFLNTEDAGNLLATLKDLSDLDRLVAVVEQGKPLEFQRIPPLMYSYIQQLGARVIHLDRDEEFHTVDALIRVHMPDVDLDVLATFLNKDMERARQLKEWYGQ; encoded by the coding sequence ATGAAGCTTTTGGGGTGGTGGGTCTTATTTATTTGTTTTCAGATGCTGCCAGGGGTAGCTGCGGCAGGAAAAAAAGATCAATCTCCACCTCAATCCGCTCAAAGCGAGTGTGGAGTCATCCTCAGTAATCAACCCACATTGGTACAACCTTGGAATTCTCTTTTGCGAAACAAGGTTTTAAAGCGCATTGATGGCTTTTATCGTCAGGCTGTTTTAAACCCGGCTGAGGGTCGCCATATCAGTGCTCAGTTTCTGCGAGAGTTAGGTGTTCGACTTGTGGTTAATGGAGTCCACCAAGATAGTGAAGATCCGGCTGAGTTTGACAAAGTATTGTCGCGTATTCCCGATTCGGGTTCTCTGGTGGTTGTGGCCAATCATGTATTTGGCGGACTCGACGGATTGATTTTAATGTCCTTATTGTCTGAACGGCGAGACGATGTTCGAATTATCATGAACGAGGCTTTTGTCACAATTCCGGAGCTTAAGACTTCAATTATCCCTGTGAGCTTTAAATCAAAAACCTCTAAAATGAAAAAAAGCAGTTATAAGCAGGCCTTGGATCATCTGAAAAATGGAGGGGCGTTAATAGTGTTTCCGGGCAGCGAGGTGGCTCGGGCCGGATTAAAAAATGTAACCGCCACAGAAGGGCTATGGAAGAACACGGCCGCTCGCCTGATCAAGGCCACGAAGGCCAGGGTTTTGCCTGTAAATTTTGATAGCCAAAATAGTTGGACCTTTCAATTTTTTGCCTGGTTGAATAAGAAAATCTACGATGGTTTCAAAGTGAACCTACACCTTGAAGAAACCCTCATACCCCGAGAGATTTTGAAAAAGCGAGATGCTCGAATTCAAATCAAGATGGGCAATGGGGTGGAATATGAAAAAATCTTTTCTAGCGAAGTGAATGGCAAAAGCGAAGTTTCATTAATCACGAGGCGATTGCAGACTCTCACTCGCGTACTGGGTGGGGAAAAGCATTTGTTGGTTAAGCCGCTCCTTCAAATGGCCAAAGAGCAATTGGGAAATCGTATGAGGTCATTGGCTGGACCACCAGGGCCGTTCCCAAATCAGCCGCTGGAACCATCGATGTCTGCCAATGGCGTAGGGCTGGTTTTTGACGATGTGCCGGGCGAAATTATCGACGACATTGTTGAGCGAGGCTTGAGCACAGGGAGCATTGAGCTTTTGACGGAGCGCCAGAATCTGCAGGTTCTTGCTGTACACGGCAGCGAGATTGATTCTCGGTTGATGCGAAAAATTGGTATTGGTCGAACGCATGCCTTTGCTCGAGTGGGAGAAGGCAACGGCGATGTAGACATTGATAGCTTTGACGAAGATTATTTCCAGATCATTGCGTGGGATAAAAAGAATCTTCGATTGGCCGGTGGCTACAGAATGGGATTAGTGGATGAAATTGTGGCAGAAAAAGGCCTAGCAGGTCTGTACAGTCACCAGCAGTTTAGATACCAAACTGAATTTTTTGAAAAAGTCGGATTAAAGACGGCCGAAATGGGCAGAACGTTTGTGGCCGAGGGGTATAACGGCCGTTCGCCGGCTTTGTTCTTGCTTTGGCGGGGGATTGCAGAGTTCCTCTACCGTCGACCAGAATACAGAAATCTCATCGGCCCATTGAGCATGAGCGAGTCTTATAGTGATCTGGGAATCTATCTGATGATTCAGTTTTTACTGGCGCATGTGGCTGATTCCCCCGAGATTACCCAAACCGTTTCTCCAGCGCATCCCTACGAAGCGCCAGAGTTTTTAAATACAGAGGATGCGGGTAATTTATTGGCGACACTGAAAGACCTGTCAGACCTAGATCGTCTTGTGGCTGTGGTAGAGCAGGGTAAGCCTCTAGAGTTTCAGCGAATTCCGCCATTGATGTATTCTTACATTCAACAGCTAGGGGCCCGTGTCATTCATCTCGATCGCGATGAAGAGTTTCACACTGTGGATGCTCTTATTCGCGTACATATGCCTGATGTGGACCTCGATGTGCTAGCGACATTTTTAAATAAAGATATGGAAAGGGCTCGCCAGCTTAAAGAATGGTATGGCCAATAG
- a CDS encoding protein kinase family protein has protein sequence MSLASSGQNRKIARERPVSIVVNGQSINDLEALYIGSGGFADIYSYPVSKYNKKPAVIKLITGVDKNDRPDFFKNLEESSQAAIQLQTKYRDVFLNIHEILPVQLTYADGSSKESVGIVSDRMVHDVLDEVTQNRDQNRSRALFEVSLTAKVFLTYIKGLRALYEEGLVHGDITPQNMLISPANEFVISDLDTLAEPGTSPQVTSKGTGSPEVLKRGGALSYLSDLYALAETLSVLITYKQTDFFYKGLDDSESKKLHAQAVMKMTEALSKKITKLKALLNKKRDETWLKFLDFLEDFIAIGHNYYPENRQKQLATLLGLSKGARLNKIYEQIESYLETLPKYQPRTTKVMRDVNDDLGAVADSLCAAMLSSWSQLPDAKGLSEYERGSVDLGL, from the coding sequence TTGTCGCTGGCTTCCAGTGGCCAAAATCGAAAGATCGCGAGAGAGCGGCCCGTTTCAATAGTAGTAAATGGACAATCCATCAATGACCTAGAAGCCCTATATATAGGATCCGGCGGATTTGCCGATATTTACAGTTACCCAGTTAGTAAATACAACAAGAAGCCCGCAGTGATTAAACTCATCACAGGCGTCGATAAAAACGATCGTCCGGACTTTTTCAAAAATCTTGAAGAGTCCAGTCAGGCCGCCATTCAATTGCAAACTAAATATCGAGACGTGTTTTTAAACATTCACGAAATCCTACCCGTTCAGCTCACTTATGCTGACGGCTCGAGTAAAGAATCCGTCGGCATAGTCTCTGATCGAATGGTGCATGACGTTCTTGATGAAGTGACACAAAATCGAGATCAAAATCGTAGCCGTGCCCTTTTCGAAGTTTCACTGACCGCTAAAGTGTTTTTAACCTATATCAAAGGACTTCGCGCCCTGTACGAAGAGGGCCTTGTGCATGGAGATATCACCCCGCAAAACATGTTGATTTCACCAGCAAATGAATTTGTGATCAGTGATTTAGATACGTTGGCCGAACCCGGCACCTCACCGCAAGTCACCAGTAAGGGTACTGGCTCACCAGAAGTGTTAAAAAGAGGCGGTGCCCTCTCGTATCTGTCAGACCTTTACGCACTTGCGGAAACCTTGAGTGTTCTTATCACTTATAAACAAACCGACTTTTTCTATAAGGGACTAGATGATAGCGAATCAAAAAAACTTCACGCCCAAGCCGTGATGAAAATGACAGAGGCGCTCTCTAAGAAAATAACCAAACTCAAAGCGTTGTTGAACAAAAAACGTGACGAAACGTGGTTAAAATTTCTCGATTTCTTAGAAGATTTCATTGCCATTGGTCACAATTATTATCCAGAAAATCGGCAAAAACAGCTGGCCACCTTGCTTGGGCTCTCAAAGGGTGCGCGACTAAATAAGATCTATGAACAAATTGAATCCTATCTAGAAACTCTTCCTAAGTATCAGCCCCGCACAACAAAAGTCATGCGCGATGTGAACGACGATTTGGGGGCCGTCGCCGACAGCCTCTGCGCTGCCATGTTGAGCTCATGGAGCCAACTCCCTGATGCCAAGGGCCTAAGTGAATACGAAAGGGGCTCCGTAGACCTGGGCTTGTAG
- a CDS encoding DUF4920 domain-containing protein has protein sequence MFQIFTAILLSLCLFSPFSFATSYGKGVQGEPTHNITDLAKNGKSLSGTYVRVKGKITDVCPMTGCWMELEDTATGQKVRVQVEEGVIQFPTEAKGKMGVVEGKLVAKQLSHKKSIRYFRHLAKDKGQPFDPKSVTGPVTLYEIEAVGAEL, from the coding sequence ATGTTTCAGATTTTTACGGCCATTTTGTTGAGCCTTTGTCTTTTTTCTCCATTTAGCTTTGCAACCAGCTACGGCAAAGGTGTTCAAGGTGAACCCACACACAACATCACTGATCTCGCAAAAAACGGCAAAAGCCTTTCTGGCACCTATGTCAGAGTGAAGGGCAAGATCACCGATGTGTGCCCCATGACCGGCTGCTGGATGGAGCTTGAAGATACTGCCACTGGCCAAAAAGTACGGGTGCAAGTTGAAGAAGGCGTGATTCAGTTTCCCACCGAAGCCAAAGGTAAAATGGGAGTCGTGGAGGGCAAACTGGTAGCCAAGCAGCTCAGCCACAAAAAATCCATCCGATATTTTCGTCATTTGGCTAAAGACAAAGGCCAACCCTTTGACCCCAAATCCGTCACTGGCCCGGTTACACTCTATGAAATCGAAGCTGTCGGCGCTGAGCTATAG
- a CDS encoding FKBP-type peptidyl-prolyl cis-trans isomerase: MRLARIKAVVIVGLGAVLATSGCDKKKSVDMKDDMNRASYAIGVQTGRMLKMQKIDINTDALSLGINDVLEDKELKLNDNEAREAMRKLREKAMAAAESPEAKKQKEDNLKKGDEFLAENKKKEGVKVTESGLQYTVVKEGDGPMPKETDNVEVHYHGTLIDGKVFDSSVERGQPAKFPVNGVIPGWVEALQKMKVGSKWKLFIPAKLAYGEREMGDIPANSALIFDVELLGINAGGDGHGH, from the coding sequence ATGCGGTTGGCCAGAATAAAGGCAGTTGTGATTGTAGGGCTGGGTGCTGTCCTGGCCACAAGCGGTTGCGACAAAAAGAAGTCCGTGGACATGAAAGATGACATGAATCGCGCAAGCTATGCTATCGGCGTGCAAACAGGCCGAATGCTTAAAATGCAAAAGATAGATATCAACACAGATGCCCTTTCTTTGGGAATCAACGATGTGCTGGAAGACAAAGAACTTAAACTCAACGACAACGAAGCTCGCGAAGCCATGCGCAAGTTGCGTGAAAAGGCCATGGCCGCTGCTGAAAGCCCTGAGGCGAAAAAGCAAAAAGAAGATAATTTAAAAAAGGGCGATGAGTTCTTAGCTGAAAACAAAAAGAAAGAAGGCGTGAAAGTCACTGAGTCTGGCTTACAGTATACGGTGGTCAAAGAAGGTGATGGCCCCATGCCCAAAGAAACCGACAACGTCGAAGTTCACTACCATGGCACATTAATCGACGGCAAAGTCTTTGACAGTTCTGTTGAGCGAGGTCAGCCAGCGAAGTTCCCAGTTAACGGTGTTATTCCTGGCTGGGTTGAGGCTTTGCAAAAAATGAAAGTGGGATCAAAGTGGAAGCTTTTTATTCCCGCAAAGTTAGCTTACGGCGAAAGAGAGATGGGCGATATTCCAGCTAACTCGGCATTGATTTTTGACGTGGAGCTACTCGGAATTAATGCTGGCGGCGATGGCCACGGCCATTAA
- a CDS encoding endonuclease/exonuclease/phosphatase family protein, which produces MGDVESQSLRVVQFNLENLFVYLDQYSQQDLTQLSEDQWQKMSISLHPNKPLKKLWSLAKIIHDLDPDILMLNEVGGPESLHNFNKYFLHDAFHRHITEGNSDRGIDIGYLTRRTLPFEFRLETHRERDIDFNYPHELLLNPPPPSHKFSRDVSELHMLTPNSEELQLIFLLVHLKSKLDSDGIDPSGTLRRSAEVTALAKIYNERRALHPQCPFVVAGDFNGQAGPETPGPEFSDLHNLTDLTELWSHLGVKQSERQTLVQLAPEAKSNPQQLDYFFLSPEALASVVATGCGVYRFKDVWGQDLPPPRSMAEKYSLPSDHFPIVLTINQN; this is translated from the coding sequence ATGGGGGATGTCGAAAGCCAATCTCTAAGAGTGGTCCAGTTTAACCTAGAAAATCTTTTTGTCTATCTCGACCAATATAGCCAGCAAGATTTGACTCAATTGTCCGAAGATCAGTGGCAAAAGATGTCTATTTCTCTGCATCCCAACAAGCCGCTTAAAAAATTATGGAGCCTGGCTAAAATCATTCATGATTTAGACCCTGACATTTTAATGCTCAACGAGGTCGGAGGCCCAGAATCACTTCATAATTTCAATAAGTATTTTTTGCATGACGCCTTTCACCGCCATATCACCGAAGGCAACTCGGATCGCGGAATTGATATTGGGTATTTAACAAGGCGCACACTGCCTTTCGAATTTCGCCTCGAAACCCATCGAGAGAGGGATATTGATTTTAACTATCCCCATGAGCTTTTGCTTAATCCCCCTCCCCCTTCACACAAGTTTTCTCGAGATGTGTCAGAGCTGCATATGCTCACCCCCAATAGCGAAGAGCTTCAATTGATTTTTTTATTGGTGCATTTAAAATCAAAATTGGACTCTGACGGCATCGATCCCAGTGGCACCCTCCGGCGCTCCGCCGAGGTCACGGCTCTTGCAAAGATCTACAATGAAAGGCGGGCTCTCCATCCTCAGTGTCCCTTTGTGGTGGCCGGTGACTTTAACGGACAGGCGGGTCCTGAAACCCCTGGACCTGAATTCTCTGACTTACATAACCTCACTGACCTTACAGAACTGTGGTCTCATCTTGGAGTTAAACAATCTGAACGGCAAACACTAGTTCAACTGGCGCCTGAGGCCAAATCGAACCCCCAACAACTGGATTATTTTTTCTTATCACCGGAAGCTTTGGCGAGCGTGGTGGCCACAGGCTGTGGCGTCTATCGCTTTAAAGATGTTTGGGGGCAAGATCTCCCGCCCCCAAGAAGTATGGCCGAAAAGTATTCTCTGCCCTCCGACCACTTTCCCATTGTGCTTACAATAAACCAAAATTAA
- a CDS encoding leucyl aminopeptidase family protein: MAKKKSKRKSEKKSEKNSHVHSFQHFENPWIGSAKIEKVNELRSNPTIVVQSKKMRLPVWATQGLHPWQIEKLDQSTGVSVEMDGPKGKVVFVRLWAYDEPESDMKGLLAASDYALARNSVGEAMRTFLLSGVESIQVHLHDLNKEQRLGALVGAEMSAYRFRSWYEDKPLPSLIFSVGQGQLSIKDLKEAAHLGSAINLGRHVVNVPADTLTPKTFVDLVQRLFKQQSQMQVEVWDTQKLEQENMGLLLGVGKGAATGPYMVRLKYRPRGAQKKKLVAFVGKGITFDTGGLNIKPAHGMRIMKKDMGGSAAVLGLAFWAVHSGLKRNCDFYLALAENAVSRDAMRPSDILTSRLGKTVEIHNTDAEGRLAVADVLNVAVTQKGNDEPDTVIDVCTLTGAIKYGLGSELGGLFANNDALGEKILKGAHQRGDLLWRMPLYQYMRPRMNSVVADLLNSTDGFGGAVTASLFLQTFVGNKKWAHLDIYAWSDYATGAISEPGATGQAIQALSHFLNQ; this comes from the coding sequence ATGGCCAAAAAGAAATCCAAAAGAAAGTCCGAAAAAAAATCCGAAAAAAACAGTCATGTTCATTCGTTTCAGCATTTTGAAAATCCGTGGATTGGTTCGGCTAAAATTGAAAAAGTAAACGAGCTGCGATCAAATCCCACAATAGTTGTTCAGAGTAAAAAAATGCGGCTTCCGGTATGGGCCACGCAAGGTTTGCATCCATGGCAAATTGAAAAGCTAGATCAATCGACAGGTGTATCCGTTGAGATGGACGGGCCAAAAGGTAAAGTGGTGTTTGTTCGCCTGTGGGCCTATGACGAACCTGAATCTGATATGAAGGGGCTATTAGCCGCCTCGGATTATGCGTTGGCAAGAAATAGTGTCGGCGAGGCCATGAGAACTTTTTTGCTTTCTGGCGTAGAATCCATTCAAGTTCATTTACATGACCTCAATAAAGAACAACGCCTTGGTGCCCTGGTGGGGGCCGAAATGTCAGCCTACCGGTTTCGATCCTGGTATGAAGACAAACCGCTACCGTCGTTAATCTTCAGCGTGGGCCAGGGCCAATTGTCGATAAAAGATTTGAAAGAGGCGGCCCACCTTGGCTCGGCCATCAATTTGGGGCGGCACGTGGTGAATGTGCCAGCCGACACCCTCACTCCAAAGACGTTTGTGGATCTTGTGCAAAGGTTGTTTAAACAGCAGAGTCAAATGCAGGTAGAAGTATGGGACACTCAAAAACTAGAGCAAGAAAATATGGGCCTCTTGTTAGGAGTGGGAAAGGGCGCAGCCACAGGTCCCTACATGGTTCGTCTTAAGTATCGCCCAAGAGGAGCCCAAAAGAAAAAGCTTGTGGCCTTTGTGGGAAAGGGCATCACCTTTGATACCGGAGGTCTTAACATAAAGCCCGCCCACGGCATGCGAATTATGAAAAAAGACATGGGCGGTTCGGCGGCTGTTCTGGGGTTGGCATTTTGGGCTGTGCATTCCGGCCTGAAGCGGAACTGCGATTTTTATTTAGCATTGGCTGAAAACGCCGTATCGAGAGATGCCATGCGGCCCAGCGATATTCTGACTTCAAGACTTGGAAAAACAGTTGAGATACACAATACAGATGCCGAAGGACGATTGGCCGTGGCCGATGTTCTCAATGTGGCGGTCACGCAAAAAGGCAACGATGAGCCCGATACAGTGATTGATGTTTGCACTCTGACAGGCGCCATAAAATATGGTTTAGGCTCAGAGTTGGGAGGGCTATTTGCCAACAACGATGCTTTAGGCGAGAAAATTCTAAAGGGGGCTCATCAAAGGGGTGATTTGCTTTGGCGCATGCCTCTATACCAGTACATGCGACCTCGAATGAACTCTGTAGTGGCCGATTTACTAAATTCAACCGATGGGTTTGGTGGTGCGGTCACGGCATCTTTGTTTTTACAGACTTTCGTAGGCAATAAAAAATGGGCGCATCTGGATATCTATGCGTGGTCTGATTATGCCACAGGCGCTATCTCAGAGCCTGGAGCCACGGGTCAAGCCATTCAAGCGTTAAGCCACTTTTTAAATCAGTAG